In Helianthus annuus cultivar XRQ/B chromosome 8, HanXRQr2.0-SUNRISE, whole genome shotgun sequence, a single genomic region encodes these proteins:
- the LOC110872352 gene encoding uncharacterized protein YnbD has protein sequence MGVGLSILIGFKSLTLFLIFAYLRTLGFTLLSIPFLYASLVSLLVALASHPSINLPMLLGKNTDGSFPIWSLIMFSPYLYFVRFFSALRRLKSREDPYSEVVDGVYVGGWPSSPEKMPPGKPAVVDCTCELPRVFRVSGNGYLCVPTWDTRSPDPGGIESAVRWACRKKAQNIPVFVHCAYGHGRSVAVTCALLVALGVVDDWKNAEKLIKEKRPYIRMNSLHRKALEEWSKNRLSPPKTGTNTRN, from the exons ATGGGAGTCGGACTATCCATCCTAATCGGGTTCAAATCCCTAACCCTTTTCCTAATATTCGCATATCTCCGAACCCTAGGCTTCACACTCCTCTCAATCCCATTCCTATACGCATCACTCGTCTCCCTTCTCGTAGCCCTTGCTTCACACCCCTCAATCAATCTCCCCATGCTACTCGGCAAAAACACCGACGGATCCTTCCCAATTTGGTCGCTAATCATGTTCAGCCCCTATCTATATTTTGTGCGGTTTTTTTCAGCTCTTCGAAGATTAAAAAGTAGAGAAGATCCGTACAGTGAGGTGGTTGATGGGGTGTATGTTGGTGGGTGGCCATCGTCGCCGGAAAAGATGCCGCCGGGGAAACCTGCGGTGGTGGATTGCACGTGTGAATTGCCTAGGGTTTTTAGGGTTTCTGGGAATGGGTATTTGTGTGTTCCTACTTGGGATACTAGGTCTCCTGATCCTGGGGGTATTGAATCTGCTGTTAGGTGGGCTTGTAGGAAGAAGGCTCAGAATATTCCGGTTTTCGTTCATTGCGCTTATG GTCATGGAAGAAGTGTGGCGGTGACGTGTGCTTTATTGGTAGCTTTGGGCGTGGTTGATGACTGGAAAAACGCTGAGAAGTTAATTAAAGAAAAACGACCGTATATTCGGATGAATTCTCTGCACCGCAAGGCCTTGGAAGAATGGTCAAAGAACAgactatctccccctaaaacagGAACCAATACGCGCAATTGA